A single region of the Thermoanaerobacterium aotearoense genome encodes:
- a CDS encoding sugar phosphate isomerase/epimerase family protein, translating to MDLPLSLQLYTVRNELKDDFVGTLEKVAEIGYKGVEFAGYGGLKANEMRRHLERLGLTPTGSHISLDALKSNLDKEIEYNLEIGNKYIVCPWNKYEAKEDFIETAKLFNEIGEKCAEKGLIFCYHNHNHEFVNFDGKYGLDLIYENSNSNFLKAEIDTYWVKYAGEDPASYIKKYSGRVPLVHLKDMDGATKDFAEIGEGIMNIKDIIDASLEAGVKWFIVEQDVCKRPPLESAKISFHNINKM from the coding sequence ATGGATTTGCCGTTGTCATTACAGCTATACACTGTAAGAAATGAATTGAAAGACGATTTTGTAGGTACTTTAGAAAAAGTGGCTGAGATAGGGTACAAAGGCGTAGAATTTGCAGGATACGGTGGCTTAAAGGCAAATGAAATGAGAAGACATTTAGAACGGCTTGGATTGACTCCGACTGGAAGTCACATAAGTTTAGATGCGCTAAAAAGTAATCTCGACAAGGAAATAGAGTACAACCTTGAAATAGGAAACAAATACATTGTATGCCCTTGGAACAAATACGAGGCGAAAGAGGATTTCATTGAAACTGCAAAACTTTTTAATGAAATAGGAGAGAAGTGTGCAGAAAAAGGATTGATTTTTTGTTATCACAATCATAATCATGAATTCGTTAACTTTGACGGAAAATACGGGTTGGATCTGATCTATGAAAATTCAAATTCAAATTTTTTGAAGGCGGAGATAGACACGTATTGGGTCAAATATGCTGGAGAAGATCCTGCAAGTTACATTAAAAAGTACAGTGGTCGTGTGCCCTTGGTACATCTAAAGGACATGGATGGGGCAACAAAGGATTTTGCTGAGATTGGCGAAGGTATTATGAATATTAAGGATATTATAGACGCTTCACTCGAGGCAGGTGTCAAATGGTTTATAGTTGAACAAGATGTTTGCAAAAGACCGCCCCTTGAAAGTGCTAAGATAAGCTTTCATAATATAAACAAAATGTGA
- a CDS encoding sugar phosphate isomerase/epimerase family protein gives MHLGFLTVCLGNMPLLDKAKWASENGFKSLEIACWPQLNDRDYSSCDIDVETLTEEEAQKIKEYMSDLGLSISSLAYYDNNLHPNPEKRAFINNHTKKCIDAAAMLGTSMVGTFIGRNPEKNLKENFDEFEEVFGDIVSYAESKGVKVIIENCPMEGWQREGLPGTISFTPELWEEMFRRIPSMNFGLNLDPSHLLFQLIDYVKVVPAFKDRIFHVHAKDAEIFKDKLEWYGVFNRQFHKKGETGYWRFRMPGLGQVDWNKFIKALKDVGYDGVISIEHEDPLYEGSEEKVKEGLKLGYDHLKQFI, from the coding sequence ATGCATCTTGGATTTTTAACAGTTTGTTTAGGAAATATGCCACTTTTGGATAAGGCAAAGTGGGCATCAGAGAATGGTTTTAAATCATTAGAGATCGCTTGCTGGCCACAGCTAAACGACAGAGACTATTCCAGTTGTGACATAGATGTAGAGACGCTGACAGAAGAAGAAGCTCAAAAGATAAAAGAATACATGAGCGATTTAGGTCTTTCTATATCATCTTTGGCATACTACGATAATAATTTACATCCTAATCCTGAAAAGAGGGCATTTATAAACAATCACACCAAAAAGTGCATAGATGCTGCAGCAATGTTAGGCACATCTATGGTTGGAACCTTTATAGGGAGAAATCCCGAGAAAAACTTAAAAGAAAATTTTGACGAATTTGAAGAAGTCTTTGGCGATATAGTAAGCTATGCGGAAAGCAAAGGAGTAAAAGTCATAATCGAAAATTGTCCAATGGAAGGTTGGCAGAGAGAAGGACTTCCTGGTACAATATCATTTACTCCAGAGCTTTGGGAGGAAATGTTTAGGCGAATACCGTCTATGAATTTTGGACTGAACTTAGATCCATCGCATCTTTTATTTCAGCTAATTGATTATGTAAAAGTTGTGCCAGCATTTAAGGATAGAATTTTCCACGTACATGCAAAAGACGCTGAAATCTTCAAAGATAAGCTTGAATGGTATGGCGTATTTAACAGGCAATTTCATAAAAAAGGCGAAACAGGCTATTGGAGGTTTAGGATGCCTGGCCTTGGCCAAGTTGATTGGAACAAGTTCATAAAAGCCTTAAAAGATGTAGGATACGATGGAGTTATAAGCATCGAGCATGAAGACCCACTGTATGAAGGCAGCGAGGAAAAAGTCAAAGAGGGATTGAAATTAGGGTATGATCATTTGAAACAATTCATATAA
- a CDS encoding sigma 54-interacting transcriptional regulator: MKRKELILKKLIELNRGNGVDAMTLANELNMSRANVSHELNLLCKEGKVVKSDGRPVMFSPVFESAKSNSSDSKLYELDMLIKNNISLKQAGEQAKAAILYPPKGIHCLILGETGVGKSTFARIMHKYAIDMGVKKPDAPFIAFNCADYSNNPQLLTAQLFGVKKGAYTGADTDKEGLIEKANGGILFLDEVHRLPPEGQEILFTFLDTGYFRRVGDVENRTSDVLIISATTEDPSSSLLNTFTRRIPMIIKIPPLRERTLEERFYLLKRFFKHESIKLNRDIFVSLNSMRAFCSYDCPNNIGQLESDVKLICAKVYSEFLTNKKSDIRICSRDLPDYIKKGLYTDKQHRMLWNEVIGDDIEFFKFSPTNEIEEIPTASNDNSIYEIINDRLKQLKAKGISDIDIESILEKDIAKYFHKQIYGITEEKNKQNLIHILGEDIISITDRIAELASELLGKDLSQNSYTALALHLNTLIERVNKNKPIVNPQLSKIKQLYPREFEVAIEAKKIIERYLNVSIPEDEAGFIAIFLMSDKEYINKQSEKVKVIIIAHGNSTATSMADVANKLLGENYAIGLDAHLDKSPLEVLESLKDYVRHDMNQAGYLLLVDMGSLTTFGETIEKEFNVPVKVIPLISTLHVIEATRKALLGMPLNNIYMSVQSINSYMENNMDFAPLISDKKKIAIITACLTGEGASVAIKSFLKNNLKYDKDLFEIIPIDSLDKHMTMKKINEIQENMEIAFIVSSFPLDTNIKQYSMNDVLSLKVMKELQEIVDIKTTLIKMGNVLKENIHNIDGEELYIDIQNTIMKLCDTLSICFDDDMLLGIILHFAFMVSRIKKGEKSIEYIGKEEYIKNNKSLYNAVKKALTHLNTKYSIIIPDDEICYIMRFFQEKDALFNMI, from the coding sequence TTGAAAAGAAAAGAATTAATTTTAAAAAAGTTGATAGAGCTAAACAGAGGAAACGGCGTAGATGCCATGACATTGGCAAATGAGCTAAATATGTCGCGAGCAAACGTTAGTCACGAGTTAAATCTTTTGTGCAAGGAAGGAAAAGTCGTAAAGTCAGATGGCAGGCCAGTGATGTTTTCACCTGTGTTTGAAAGTGCTAAAAGCAATTCCAGCGACAGCAAATTGTATGAGCTGGACATGCTTATTAAAAACAATATAAGCCTAAAACAGGCCGGTGAACAGGCAAAAGCTGCTATTTTATATCCTCCTAAGGGAATCCACTGCTTAATATTAGGTGAAACAGGTGTAGGAAAATCAACTTTTGCGCGAATAATGCACAAGTATGCCATAGATATGGGTGTAAAAAAGCCTGACGCTCCATTCATAGCATTTAACTGCGCAGATTACAGCAACAATCCGCAGCTTTTGACGGCACAGCTATTTGGGGTCAAAAAAGGCGCTTACACAGGTGCCGATACAGACAAAGAAGGGTTAATCGAAAAGGCAAATGGAGGAATCTTATTCCTTGATGAAGTCCATCGCTTGCCGCCTGAAGGACAGGAGATCCTATTCACTTTCCTCGATACTGGGTATTTTAGAAGAGTTGGCGATGTAGAAAATAGGACATCTGATGTTCTAATCATATCGGCTACAACTGAGGATCCTTCTTCATCCCTTTTAAATACATTCACCAGAAGAATACCGATGATAATTAAAATACCACCACTTAGAGAAAGGACTTTAGAAGAAAGGTTTTATCTTTTAAAAAGATTCTTTAAACACGAAAGCATAAAGCTAAACAGAGATATATTCGTATCGCTTAATTCCATGAGGGCGTTTTGTTCATATGACTGTCCAAACAACATCGGTCAATTAGAAAGCGATGTCAAGCTTATATGTGCAAAGGTCTATTCAGAATTTCTGACTAACAAGAAAAGCGACATAAGGATCTGCAGCAGAGACTTGCCTGATTATATAAAGAAAGGATTATATACAGATAAACAGCATAGAATGCTGTGGAATGAAGTCATAGGCGATGATATAGAGTTCTTTAAGTTTTCTCCTACAAATGAAATAGAGGAGATTCCAACTGCCTCTAACGATAACAGCATTTACGAGATAATAAATGATAGACTAAAGCAGCTTAAAGCAAAAGGTATATCTGATATAGACATTGAATCAATTTTGGAGAAAGACATAGCAAAGTACTTCCACAAGCAGATATATGGTATAACTGAGGAGAAAAACAAGCAAAACTTGATTCACATCTTAGGAGAAGACATAATAAGCATTACAGATAGGATTGCAGAACTGGCATCCGAACTACTGGGAAAAGATCTCAGTCAAAACAGCTATACTGCACTTGCTTTGCACTTAAACACGCTTATTGAAAGGGTCAACAAAAATAAGCCTATTGTAAATCCTCAACTATCAAAAATAAAACAATTATACCCAAGGGAATTTGAAGTTGCTATTGAAGCCAAAAAAATCATAGAGAGATATTTGAATGTTTCGATTCCAGAAGATGAGGCTGGATTTATCGCAATATTTCTCATGTCCGATAAGGAATACATCAATAAGCAAAGTGAGAAAGTCAAGGTGATAATAATTGCCCATGGCAATTCTACTGCCACATCCATGGCAGATGTGGCCAATAAATTGTTGGGTGAAAATTATGCAATAGGCTTAGATGCCCATCTTGACAAAAGTCCCCTTGAAGTATTAGAAAGTTTGAAAGACTACGTGAGGCATGATATGAATCAGGCAGGATACCTTCTCTTAGTAGACATGGGCTCCCTTACAACATTTGGCGAAACGATTGAAAAAGAGTTTAATGTGCCAGTAAAAGTTATACCGCTTATTTCCACTCTTCACGTCATCGAAGCTACCAGAAAAGCGCTGTTAGGCATGCCTCTTAACAATATTTACATGAGCGTACAGTCGATAAATTCGTACATGGAGAACAACATGGATTTTGCTCCACTGATAAGCGACAAAAAGAAAATCGCAATCATAACAGCATGTCTTACTGGGGAAGGCGCCTCTGTTGCAATCAAAAGTTTCTTAAAAAACAACTTAAAGTACGACAAAGATTTATTTGAGATAATACCAATTGACAGCCTTGATAAACACATGACAATGAAGAAAATAAACGAAATCCAGGAAAACATGGAAATAGCTTTTATCGTATCGTCTTTCCCATTGGATACTAATATTAAACAGTACAGCATGAATGACGTCTTAAGCTTAAAAGTCATGAAAGAATTGCAGGAGATAGTAGATATTAAGACAACCCTTATCAAGATGGGCAATGTATTGAAAGAAAACATCCATAACATCGATGGCGAGGAACTCTACATCGATATACAAAACACTATAATGAAGCTTTGCGACACGCTGTCGATTTGCTTTGATGATGACATGCTGCTTGGCATAATACTTCACTTTGCTTTTATGGTAAGCAGAATCAAAAAAGGAGAAAAAAGCATTGAGTATATAGGAAAAGAAGAATATATTAAAAACAACAAATCATTGTACAACGCAGTAAAGAAAGCATTGACGCATTTAAACACAAAATATTCTATAATAATACCTGATGATGAAATATGCTATATAATGAGATTTTTCCAGGAAAAAGATGCTCTTTTCAATATGATATGA
- a CDS encoding Gfo/Idh/MocA family protein: MPIKLGIIGYGGMGMWHHKNAPKVKCVDVVAAYDIDAYQVDVAKKAGLRGYDNLDEFLKDEEVNTVLIATPNDVHKDLAVASANAGKNVIVEKPVAMSMKEIDEIIEAAEKNNVVFTVHQNRRWDKDFNKVKKAVELGMIGDVYTIESRVHGAGGLIYGWRNKKECGGGMLLDWGVHLIDQILYMIPNKVVRVYAELFSVLNKDVDDYFKLLMKFDNGLSAQIEVGTFCLKPLPRWFVGGDKGTLVVDDFEGHGEIVKLNKLADKFDAEIVETTAGPTRTFAPRPEEVKDHFELPDVDTEWIEFYANVRDTIEGKAELIVKPDEVKRVYSIIEAAFKSSETGKAVEL; this comes from the coding sequence ATGCCAATAAAACTTGGAATAATAGGCTATGGTGGCATGGGAATGTGGCATCATAAAAACGCCCCAAAAGTTAAATGTGTAGATGTAGTAGCGGCGTACGATATTGATGCATATCAAGTCGATGTAGCGAAAAAGGCTGGACTTAGAGGATATGATAATTTGGATGAATTTTTGAAAGATGAGGAAGTAAATACTGTATTAATCGCAACTCCCAACGATGTGCATAAAGATCTTGCAGTGGCATCAGCCAATGCTGGAAAGAATGTCATAGTTGAAAAGCCTGTTGCAATGTCGATGAAAGAAATAGATGAAATAATAGAGGCTGCAGAAAAGAATAATGTAGTATTTACAGTACATCAAAACCGCAGATGGGATAAAGACTTTAATAAAGTGAAAAAAGCCGTAGAATTAGGCATGATTGGCGATGTCTATACAATCGAAAGCAGAGTACACGGTGCAGGTGGATTGATTTACGGTTGGAGGAATAAAAAAGAGTGCGGCGGTGGGATGCTTTTAGATTGGGGTGTCCACCTTATAGACCAAATTCTATATATGATTCCCAATAAAGTAGTTAGAGTATACGCTGAACTATTTAGCGTATTAAACAAAGATGTAGACGACTATTTCAAACTATTGATGAAATTTGACAATGGGTTATCTGCGCAGATAGAAGTTGGGACATTTTGTTTAAAGCCATTGCCGAGATGGTTTGTTGGAGGAGACAAAGGGACATTGGTAGTAGATGATTTTGAAGGGCATGGCGAAATTGTCAAGCTAAATAAGCTTGCAGACAAATTTGATGCGGAAATAGTAGAGACAACAGCAGGACCGACCCGCACATTTGCGCCGAGGCCGGAAGAAGTAAAAGATCATTTTGAGCTTCCAGATGTAGATACGGAGTGGATAGAGTTTTATGCAAATGTCCGCGATACGATCGAAGGAAAAGCGGAGCTTATAGTAAAACCAGATGAAGTAAAAAGAGTTTATTCGATAATAGAAGCTGCATTTAAATCAAGCGAAACAGGAAAAGCTGTTGAACTATAA
- a CDS encoding Gfo/Idh/MocA family protein, with amino-acid sequence MGEKIRVGIIGCGGIANGKHMPSLSKLYNVEMVAFCDVKEEKALKAAKDYGVDGAKTYNDYRKLLEDKSIDVVHVCTPNKSHSDITVDALEAGKHVMCEKPMAKTANDAKKMLDAAKRTGKKLTIGYQNRFRPDSQYLHKLCQDGVLGEIYFAKAHAIRRRAVPTWGVFLNEEEQGGGPLIDIGTHALDLTLWMMNNYKPKYVVGNTYRKLAEKRNAANAWGPWDPDKFTVEDSAFGFITMENGATIVLESSWALNSLDVDEAKTTLCGTEGGADMKDGLRINGEMNGRLYTTKIDLSSGGVAFYEGKAEDAADLEARLWIESIINDTEPVVKPEEAYVVSQILEAIYTSSKTGKPVYFNEIG; translated from the coding sequence ATGGGAGAGAAGATAAGAGTTGGAATAATAGGTTGTGGAGGCATAGCAAATGGCAAGCACATGCCATCCCTGTCAAAGCTTTACAATGTAGAAATGGTTGCTTTTTGCGATGTAAAAGAGGAGAAAGCATTAAAGGCTGCAAAAGATTATGGTGTAGATGGTGCTAAAACGTATAATGACTACAGAAAGCTTTTAGAGGATAAAAGCATTGATGTGGTGCACGTGTGTACACCAAATAAATCACATTCAGATATAACAGTTGATGCATTAGAAGCTGGAAAGCACGTCATGTGTGAAAAACCTATGGCAAAGACTGCTAATGATGCTAAAAAGATGCTGGATGCTGCAAAAAGAACTGGAAAGAAGTTGACAATAGGGTATCAAAACCGCTTTAGACCGGACTCTCAGTATCTGCACAAATTATGCCAAGACGGCGTCTTAGGTGAGATATACTTTGCAAAGGCACATGCCATAAGGCGGCGTGCTGTTCCTACATGGGGAGTATTTTTAAACGAAGAAGAACAAGGCGGAGGACCTCTTATAGATATTGGCACACATGCACTTGATTTGACCCTTTGGATGATGAACAATTACAAGCCTAAATACGTTGTCGGAAATACATACCGTAAATTAGCTGAAAAAAGAAATGCAGCGAATGCTTGGGGACCATGGGATCCTGATAAATTTACGGTGGAAGATTCGGCCTTTGGCTTTATAACAATGGAAAATGGTGCAACGATCGTTTTAGAATCCAGTTGGGCCTTAAATTCTCTCGATGTGGATGAAGCCAAGACCACATTGTGTGGGACAGAAGGTGGAGCTGACATGAAAGATGGGCTTAGGATCAATGGAGAGATGAATGGGCGATTGTACACTACAAAAATCGATTTAAGTTCAGGCGGCGTAGCATTTTACGAAGGAAAGGCAGAAGATGCTGCTGACTTAGAGGCAAGGTTGTGGATAGAAAGCATTATAAACGATACGGAACCTGTTGTAAAGCCAGAGGAAGCATACGTAGTATCACAGATATTAGAGGCAATATATACATCTTCAAAAACTGGTAAGCCAGTATACTTTAATGAAATCGGGTGA
- a CDS encoding beta-mannosidase has product MENRISLNGTWQFREATSYDWLEGKVPGCIQLDLMAQNKIGDPFYRMNEIECHKLEDKEWIYRKEFDFEFPDEFDEIKLVFEGIDTLADIYLNGDYLGTAENMFISYEYDVTDLIKEKNNVLEVYFQSITKAIRSIERDSPLKLESSFESARPYIRKAQYSFGWDWGPRLVQVGLWRDVYISVIKDAAIEKPFFYTEKLKDGAAYVRVSASISYFADFDLKAEVTISYDGEVCGRKVVPITYGEIDAAFKIDEPKLWYPNGVGSQNLYDICIKLTMADVVVDELNFRSGIRVVKLLREKDDIGESFIFEINGIKIFAKGADWIPADSFLPRITKEDYYTFIKLAKDANMNMLRVWGGGIYEDEAFYDACDEMGIMVWQDFMYACAQYPDQLEWFQQLAASEAKEVLFRLRNHPSIVLWCGNNENNMGFYSWWGNGDPKYLGNYVYKEILPQICKRYDPSRPYWVSSPYGGVDPNSESEGDRHHWNVWSGWADIKEYLSDESRFLSEFGFQSMPDWKTILSYTNEEDRSILSPVVVSHNKQISGMERLIRYMISELGFPKDFKSFVYLTQFNQAEAIKKGVEHWRSRKFKTAGTLYWQFNDCWPVASWSCIDYYKRKKALYYYSGRFFANVLPYIAGEDGGITIYGISDLQQDVEAYVEVLCYSLDGEKMWEKKFNTRLIANDVVKIAHYDERQIAEEHVPHVVPVDASHCTLPVEKNWKLLNSVVYVRMIVDEKIYENYYVFDKFRNLKLTEPNITYHVDGTDIILSTDVPAFGVFVDTENDVSLSDNFLNMIPDEKYTLKCSKEPGDIKIFDISNLILRM; this is encoded by the coding sequence ATGGAAAATCGCATTTCATTAAATGGTACATGGCAATTTAGAGAAGCGACTTCATATGACTGGCTTGAAGGTAAAGTTCCTGGATGCATTCAGCTTGATTTAATGGCTCAAAACAAGATTGGCGATCCGTTTTATCGCATGAATGAAATTGAATGTCACAAGTTAGAGGATAAAGAATGGATTTACAGAAAAGAATTCGATTTTGAATTTCCTGATGAATTTGACGAAATCAAGTTGGTGTTTGAAGGCATCGACACGTTGGCGGACATTTACCTTAACGGAGATTATTTAGGCACTGCTGAAAACATGTTTATTTCCTATGAATATGATGTGACAGATTTGATAAAAGAGAAAAACAATGTTTTAGAAGTGTATTTTCAATCTATAACAAAGGCGATAAGAAGCATTGAAAGAGACAGTCCTCTGAAGCTGGAATCATCGTTTGAATCGGCCAGACCATACATTAGAAAAGCGCAGTATTCATTTGGATGGGATTGGGGCCCGAGATTGGTTCAAGTTGGGCTGTGGAGAGATGTATATATATCTGTCATAAAAGATGCGGCAATTGAAAAACCGTTCTTTTACACAGAAAAGTTGAAAGATGGCGCAGCTTATGTAAGGGTTTCTGCCTCTATATCGTATTTTGCTGATTTTGACCTAAAGGCGGAAGTCACTATTTCATATGATGGAGAAGTATGCGGTAGAAAAGTTGTCCCAATTACATACGGTGAAATTGATGCGGCGTTTAAGATAGATGAACCAAAGCTATGGTATCCAAATGGTGTAGGGTCACAAAATCTTTACGACATTTGCATAAAGCTTACGATGGCAGATGTGGTTGTTGATGAGCTAAATTTCAGATCAGGTATAAGAGTTGTAAAACTTCTTCGTGAGAAAGATGATATTGGCGAAAGCTTTATCTTTGAAATAAACGGAATAAAGATTTTTGCCAAAGGGGCTGATTGGATACCTGCAGATAGCTTTTTGCCACGAATAACCAAGGAGGATTATTACACATTTATAAAGCTTGCTAAAGATGCTAATATGAATATGTTAAGAGTCTGGGGTGGCGGTATTTACGAGGATGAGGCTTTCTATGATGCGTGTGATGAAATGGGCATAATGGTTTGGCAGGATTTTATGTATGCATGTGCACAGTACCCAGATCAATTGGAGTGGTTCCAGCAGTTGGCGGCCTCTGAGGCCAAGGAAGTTTTATTCAGGTTGAGAAACCATCCTTCTATTGTATTGTGGTGCGGAAACAATGAAAATAACATGGGATTTTATTCATGGTGGGGCAATGGCGATCCAAAATATTTAGGGAATTACGTGTACAAGGAAATACTTCCGCAAATATGCAAGAGATACGATCCTTCAAGACCTTATTGGGTATCAAGCCCATACGGTGGAGTAGATCCCAACAGTGAATCAGAAGGTGACAGACATCATTGGAACGTGTGGAGTGGATGGGCTGACATAAAAGAATATTTGTCCGATGAAAGCAGATTTTTAAGCGAGTTTGGATTTCAGTCTATGCCTGATTGGAAGACGATTTTGTCGTATACGAATGAAGAAGACAGGAGTATTTTAAGTCCTGTTGTTGTATCACACAATAAGCAGATAAGTGGCATGGAAAGGCTTATAAGGTACATGATAAGTGAGCTGGGCTTCCCAAAAGACTTCAAAAGTTTTGTGTATTTGACACAGTTTAATCAAGCTGAAGCCATAAAAAAAGGAGTGGAGCATTGGAGAAGCCGTAAATTTAAGACGGCAGGAACACTTTATTGGCAGTTTAATGATTGTTGGCCAGTAGCAAGCTGGTCTTGCATAGACTACTACAAAAGGAAAAAGGCTCTTTACTATTATTCTGGCAGGTTTTTTGCAAATGTTTTGCCATATATCGCAGGGGAAGACGGCGGAATAACGATTTACGGCATAAGCGATTTGCAGCAGGATGTAGAAGCATATGTGGAAGTATTGTGCTACAGCCTTGATGGTGAAAAGATGTGGGAGAAAAAGTTTAATACAAGATTGATTGCTAACGATGTTGTAAAAATAGCGCATTATGATGAGCGCCAGATTGCTGAAGAGCATGTGCCTCATGTGGTACCTGTTGATGCATCCCATTGTACACTTCCTGTTGAGAAAAATTGGAAACTATTAAACAGCGTCGTATACGTAAGGATGATTGTTGATGAAAAGATATATGAAAATTACTATGTTTTTGATAAATTTAGGAATCTTAAACTTACAGAACCTAACATTACGTACCATGTCGATGGAACTGACATAATTCTTTCAACTGATGTACCTGCATTTGGAGTGTTTGTCGACACAGAAAACGACGTTTCTCTAAGTGACAACTTTCTTAACATGATACCGGATGAAAAGTACACTTTAAAATGTTCAAAAGAGCCTGGGGATATAAAAATATTTGATATTTCGAATCTCATATTAAGGATGTAA
- a CDS encoding LacI family DNA-binding transcriptional regulator, whose amino-acid sequence MITIKDVAKEAGVSVATISRVLNNSPGVSDETRERVLSVIKRLNYNPNLLGRNLRRMETKMVLVLLPTISNPFYARIVKGIEDVAQKNGYGVMLCNTDSNIEREKMYLELLKNRLSDGVIFMAPEMDKDELNEIGERYAVVQCCEYKEGANVSHVSIDNYKASYKAVKHLIGLGHKHIGLISCKNNFLSTKHREEGYKSALEDSGIPFNPDYIRYGDYSFKSGFRAAQGLLNDHKEITAIFAISDIMAIGAIKSCCENGLKVPDDIGIVGFDNISFAPMYNPSLTTVSQPKYDIGCTAMELLIKQIENKGGNKENIVLEHELIIRHSTVK is encoded by the coding sequence ATGATAACGATAAAAGATGTTGCCAAAGAAGCTGGTGTTTCAGTTGCTACAATATCTAGGGTTTTGAATAACAGTCCTGGCGTCTCGGATGAGACGAGAGAAAGAGTCTTATCTGTCATAAAAAGGCTAAACTACAATCCTAATCTTTTAGGCAGAAATCTCCGCAGGATGGAGACTAAGATGGTTCTGGTATTGCTTCCTACAATATCAAATCCATTTTACGCAAGAATAGTAAAAGGCATAGAGGATGTGGCGCAAAAGAATGGGTATGGTGTGATGCTTTGCAATACAGATTCCAACATTGAAAGAGAAAAGATGTACCTGGAGCTTTTAAAGAACAGGTTGTCTGACGGCGTAATCTTCATGGCGCCTGAGATGGATAAGGATGAGCTTAACGAGATAGGAGAAAGATACGCTGTTGTGCAGTGCTGCGAGTACAAAGAAGGTGCAAATGTCTCACACGTCTCTATAGATAACTACAAAGCATCGTACAAGGCGGTAAAGCATCTGATTGGATTAGGGCATAAGCACATCGGACTTATTAGCTGCAAAAATAATTTTTTGTCCACAAAACACAGAGAAGAAGGATATAAAAGTGCTTTAGAGGATTCAGGAATTCCTTTTAATCCCGACTACATAAGGTACGGCGATTATTCATTTAAAAGCGGCTTCAGGGCAGCACAAGGTCTCTTAAATGATCACAAAGAGATTACAGCAATATTTGCCATATCAGACATAATGGCTATTGGAGCAATTAAATCATGTTGTGAAAATGGTTTGAAGGTACCTGATGACATTGGCATTGTTGGATTTGACAATATAAGTTTTGCTCCCATGTACAATCCGTCTCTTACAACGGTGTCTCAGCCAAAGTACGATATAGGTTGTACTGCGATGGAGCTACTCATAAAGCAAATAGAAAATAAAGGAGGTAATAAAGAAAACATAGTTTTAGAACATGAATTGATAATAAGGCATTCTACTGTGAAATGA